A single Lactuca sativa cultivar Salinas chromosome 8, Lsat_Salinas_v11, whole genome shotgun sequence DNA region contains:
- the LOC128128052 gene encoding uncharacterized protein LOC128128052 produces MIPRGFVARLFKGTKFTLSLPYDWYNDFSGFLICIVTKASHPRINIIIRQEVDEDILSVLWQGSSEAPADPKYDGSVSIIGYVSFSSLRHTSLLNSSYNMISFSIDGGHLSGLAANSYVGGELLPWGSKGDEVKTTDCSELFWDKENEDGSNTFTIRQHDSKSSIEILWRPYYTQKVVVKVDVHDDKGKRKVMKAVSSLSGVESITFGVRDKTLTVTGDTDPVFIVGKLKKYCRTEIVTIGTAKGW; encoded by the exons ATGATTCCAAGGGGGTTTGTTGCTAGGCTGTTTAAGGGAACAAAATTTACATTGAGTCTTCCATATGATTGGTACAATGACTTTTCTGGGTTCTTAATATGCATTGTTACCAAAGCAAGTCATCCGCGTATAAATATAATCATCAGGCAGGAGGTAGATGAAGATATTCTCTCCGTGCTTTGGCAAGGGTCTAGTGAAGCACCAGCAGATCCTAAATATGATGGAAGTGTGTCAATCATAGGATATGTTTCCTTTAGTTCACTGAGGCACACATCATTGTTAAATTCTTCATACAATATGATATCATTTTCCATAGACGGAGGGCATCTGAGTGGTTTAGCAGCTAACAGTTATGTTGGAGGTGAGCTTCTTCCTTGGGGAAGTAAAGGTGATGAGGTGAAAACAACAGATTGCTCGGAATTATTTTGGGACAAGGAAAATGAAGATGGTTCAAACACATTTACAATCCGACAACATGATTCAAAGTCTTCGATTGAGATCTTATGGCGGCCTTACTACACACAG AAAGTGGTTGTCAAAGTGGATGTACACGATGATAAAGGAAAACGGAAAGTTATGAAGGCAGTTTCCAGCCTTTCAG GGGTTGAGTCCATAACTTTCGGCGTGAGAGACAAGACACTGACTGTCACTGGGGACACTGATCCAGTTTTCATCGTTGGAAAACTGAAAAAGTATTGCCGCACAGAGATAGTGACCATTGGAACAGCCAAAGGTTGGTAG